The window CCAGGCAGCTGGCTGTGGCCTGAGCCGGTTTCCTCGCTGGTGTGAGGTTCCGGAAAGCAGAGAGGCTTGCTGTTTTCTGGGCTGGACCTCGCTGTGCATCCCCGGGAGAGCTCCCTAGGATCACTGCTAGGCTGGGCTGAGCGTCTGTACCCAAGCTGGAATGAACGCTTTGGAAGGCTGGAGGGATCTTAAAAGCAGGGACAGATGTTTTACAAAGcgctggagaaggaagaagcacGAGAGGGTTTTGGTCCTCGTTGGGTCCCTGCACTCTGCTGACACACATACAGGAGCAGGCAGGCCTTTTCCCAGCAGCACTGTTCCCATCTCAAGCTACTGGTATACTAGAGGGAGAGGCTGCGCGCTAGAGCAGGAGGGATTTGGACTTGGCAGTctattcccagctctgccactgattTCCCAGGTGGCTTCAGACAAATTACTTTAATCCTGTGTCCCTGCCTTCGTTTACAGGGTTGATAATACTGGCCTGCCTCTGCTTAGCACTTTCAAGCTTAACTGATGTTTTCCGAATGCTTTAGGACGCTCAGAAAGCTCTCCTGGCAAAGTGAAGTTCAGAGCAGCACATGTAGTGACACATGTGGCCAAAACATGGGATAAGTCTTGTATGTGGTCACGAGCTCTGAGCGGATCATTTCCTCTCAGGAAAGCAAATGCGGTGCTAAACAAACGACTGTGAAAACAAGTACGTAATACTTTCTAACACGGAATAACAGAAACGATGAGAAGGgcaatgaaaaagcagaaaaatggtgATGCGAGCCCAGGCGTTAGCATCACGCCTACTCTGTTAGCACTGTGCGCAGCCCTGGCTCGCCGTCTCGAGGCAGACACGGAAGAAGTGGAAGAGGTGCAGAGGCCAAATAGCTCAAAGGTATCATATAACCTGTACACAGGGAGAGACGAAGCAGGCTTTTGAGGGGTGTGATAAAGATCAATGACATGTGCCAAACAGCACGAAGACAGCAAGTCGTTTTTTGCTGTTCACGGCCTCCCATCATGGGGCAGGGCTGctcaccaaacaaaacccatggTGATGGGTTTGGGAGCACACAAAAGCAGGTGCTTCTCACAAAGAAGGGCAAAGCCACCATTCTTTGCTCGTCTTGCTTTTACGCTCTCGCTTCTATAATCACCACTGCTTGCTTTCGTGAAGATGTCTGGTTTTGCCCAACCAGCAGCTTGTATATTCTTACTATTTTTGTTAGTGAGGTTAAAGTCGGAGCTGCTCTTCAACACAACTGCATGATGGAAGTGTTAACCGGGGTATGAACATGGGAAACACCAGCAGGTTGGTGGGGCTGGAAGCGAACACGTACCTGGGTCGCTGCGCTGTGCAGCAGGGCAGCTGGCATGGCTGGCCACGCATTCGCCGCGATGGGGCTTCTGCCTTTGGCAGGAGGAAGCCTTGTTCCACTGCAGCGCCCTGCGATAAAGCTGTTAGCAGAGGATTAAGCAGCAGGGGCAGACACAGTTAAGTGAAGGCTCACGTTAACTCTTTATGGCTTGTAAAACAAGCTCCTCCAGAAGCACAAGGTCGAGTTTCTGTCCCAGTATTCCTACTGTCGTGTTCACAGCATGGGTGATTTGCATCCTGGGCATGTAACCCTTTGAGCTGAAACTTCTTGCACACATATTAGCCCAGAAATAATCATTTATACCTTGGTTATATCTGTCCTCAAGGCAGTGTCATAGCATCCATAAGCAGCCAAGCACGCGTGTTGTAACCTGCGTGATAGTGTTAGCCGTGGTGTTGGTATCGCGACAGATATCTACAGACCAAGGGAGCTGTGCTCTTGGTGAGAATAGGAGAGacttgttttctctgcagaggtAGCGTGAAAGCAATATGGTCAGTAGGGACAACTGAACTGactggagaaaaaggaaaagcatccCCAGTTGTTTAAAGCAAATTAACCCTCTAAGTTGCCCAGTGACATTAAGAGAAGTTAGATGGTACTTATCTGTGTGTTGGCTTTATGCTCAGTGAAAAattgtcttctctttttccacttCTCAAAACTGCAGTGTTGAAACTGTTccagtggttaaaaaaaagctgtggggaATCTGCATTTGAATTAAATCAAGTGCTTTTGCTCTGTGATGGCAATAAGGTAcatctattaaaaatacttcactCTAGTAGCTGTTTGCTGAAACTAGAatcctttgttctttttaaagaaaagaaaaatccaaaccagGACCACTTCAGCTGATCTGGACCAACCAGGTCTAACTACAACAGCAAATCTAACTACAACTCAGCCTGACAATCCATTTTATCTAAGTGCTTGcgttaggaaaaaaacaaccaaaaaagacaagaagaatCCATGTTTAAGTGGAAACATAAGTAAGTAGAGCTCAGCTCTGAATCCAGGGCTAAACAGAAGTATCTAACGTAAAATCTGCAACGAGAACAAGAGTGCTGGTTGATCACCAGTGTTGCCAGTTGAGAGGTGGGAGCAGGGAACACCAGTGCTGGTGCGTTTCCTGACGGCTTGTATTTGGTCTTTTTCCAGTATGCAACAACAGGCTGCTCTCTGACACTCCATCACACAGAAAAGCCAGAACACGAAGACATCTGTGAGTACCGTCCCTACTCCTGCCCGTGCCCCGGTGCCTCCTGTAAGTGGCAGGGATCCTTGGAAGCCGTGATGTCCCACCTTATGCACGCCCACAAAAGCATTACCACCCTTCAGGGAGAAGACATTGTTTTTCTTGCCACGGACATTAACCTTCCAGGGGCGGTTGACTGGGTGATGATGCAGTCGTGCTTCGGTCACCACTTTATGCTGGTGCTGGAGAAACAAGAGAAATATGAAGGTCACCAGCAGTTTTTTGCCATCGTGCTGCTCATCGGCACCCGTAAGCAAGCGGAGAACTTTGCGTACAGACTGGAGCTGAACGGCAACCGCCGACGGCTGACCTGGGAGGCAACGCCCCGCTCCATCCACGACGGGGTGTCCGCAGCCATCCTGAACAGCGACTGCCTAGTTTTTGATACAGCTATAGCACACCTTTTTGCTGACAACGGAAACCTCGGCATTAACGTGACTATTTCTACGTGTTGTCCGTGATGTATTTGTGTAGCTAGCGAAACCTAGGCTGTCTGGACATAGTGCTTTACGTTCACcaagggttttctttttgctctgtttttttaaatgatactcAGCTATATCATCATGTACGCTAAGGTTCCTAACTAGCCAACATTTTTAACTTCGGAGAGAAGAGGAACAAGAGTGTCCTGTAAGAAAAATGAGTgggaaaagtgttttttttttaaattcttgggTGCCTTAGGAAGATTCCCTACACACAGTcaccttttttaatttaattatattttatttaaagagtgCTTCCATTAGACATGTGGCTTAAGAGACTTGAAGGACTGCATTCCTGTTTGGGGTGCACCTGAAAGCCCTTTCAGCAGGAACTCAGACTGGCTCTCTCACCGGTGAGCTTTAACAGTTTTCAGcaggtgggaaaggaaagaaattcaagCAAGCTCTCACAAGAGAGATTGCGCCTCAAAGGGGAACAATAGGTACTTCAGCGTCCTAATCCATTTCCTGCTACCTTATTTAAAAAGGGATGGGCATCGGATCAtttgctgtgattttaaaagaagaaaggggaggaggggctggggtgAAGCATGGCAGGTTTCAGGGAGCGTGGGAATTGCCAGCTGCTGTCCGTTTTAGGGGGATGAGCAAGCCCAGCACACGGCACAGCCGCTCACAGCTGGAACCTGGTGAAAGCAGGAGGCACACATCTAATGTATCTCAAACAGCTAGAGCCAACgatacagaaatatattcaaGCTGTCCACATGCAGCTTCCCTCAGAGACATACTTGACTATTGATTATTGTAAAAGACTAATAATATAGCAAGAGCTTTATGGCCAGTGTCACGTCATTTGCTATTTAAGTTTTGTTGccatatttacttttattttgtaataaatattttgcaaaaactACCCTGCACAGCATGCTGTGCttacatgtgtgtgtgcgtgtggcagtggctgctgcttcccagttGCTTTGCACGCTCTGCCTTGCTGGATCGGCCCGGCTAGCTCAGCCAGGCGAGCAGCAGGTCTCGCCCCCGCcgcctgcccagccctgctgccggAGAGGGCCGCTTTGCAGGGCGGGAGAATAGGTGGGGATCTAAGTCGCAGGGCCAACAGTGACAGCCTGACTCGTGCAAACTGAAATCACGGTCTGTCACTGAAACCGAACCTGCCCACCGCTCCCCCTCTGCTAACAGAAGCCTTCCGTCTGAATCactcaagaaaaatattagctCCACATATGGCTTTGGTGAATATTAAGATGTTTGCCATTTGGAAGAGGCAGTGAGTTGTGAGGTGATACAGTCCACTGAGTTATTCAGCGGTAGGAAGCCTCACAACAGTGGAAAACTACATGTAAAGTGACAGATGAAGCTTGGTGTGAATAAACATCATACACAGGGAGGAAAGACGGTCCTAACTGCAGCCCTCCCTCTTTGGAGTTAGGACGGAGTCCTATGCAATCATCACTCAGTGCCTGGCAGCAGTCCCCAGAAAAGTACACAAGACAACGACGAGGATCGCATCAGCGAAGGGAAGCTTCTTCCAGCCTTGAGAATTTGGAAGTgaccacagggaaaaaaacctcccaagGAATTACTCTAACCTTTTCGTATCCAGTTCCTATAAAGATCCTATATTTGATCTCATTTATGCTGTGCTGGCAAAACTCCAGTGGCATCAGCCGCGTGAACTAATTTACTCCTGCTTAAGCAGGATCAAAGTCAAGCTCTGGCTCTGACAGGCGATAACACCTGTGCTTCCAGCAGAACTTGTTAAGCAAGAATTCCTAAggatttgatttattttcccatATTTCAGCAACATTTATAGTAGAAGACCATTTTTTCTTACTGACAGTTGGGACATAAGAACTTTTTTGCGTAAAACAGAACTCTGAAGCGTGTCTTTGATTATAGCAGgattaatgaaattaattactCCAATGTTGCCTATGACCCACAGTAGATAATTTAACACACATTATTTCATTAGGGCTTTCCACAACATTCAGTTCTGAAGGAACAGCAAATTTTTCTTATatctcacagcaaaaaaaaaccccaacacccagTATCTTTTCTGACTGAAATTGAAATTAGGGTAAGGAATACCTCAGTTGGTACGGCCAAGAGTGATGTGTTTCCTCTTCAGGTCAGTGAATGAATAGGTGACATTCATTCCAGCACTCGATCGGTGTTTCAGGTTTTCTTCCCAGCGCAGCTGGTACAACATCCCCAAGGGTGACATCCAAGGGCCAGAGGCAGGAGGGCACCAGCACCTTGCAAGGGAAGTGGCAGCACATCAGTAAAGGTGTGGAGGCTCCTcaaaatactcagaaaaaatGTTGCTGAGGCCAGCCTGGTTTTCCTAACGTAACTCCCGACCACCATCGAAGCAATCTGATTTTGACGTGGGCAGTGAGACATACCCAGGGAAAACACTGCCCAGGAGCCGGCAGCAGCgggggagctgcagcaggcagacCTCCCTGCCACGGGGAGCTCTCCCACTGCCCAGCCAGGCACAGCAAATGCCCGCACGCAGCGACAGCCCCTCTCAGCTGCACTCCAGCACCACCTGGAAGCGCTTAACTGCAGAAGGCGACTCGAGGAACCAGGAGTTGTGCCTATGAAGCAGTTTTTCTGTTGAGTCGCTACACCATATTGTTGACAGTTCTCCCTAAAAACAGTTTCCCCTTTAAACACAAAGATGCAAAATCTCGTAGGGACTAATGAGTTTATAGCAAGAGTACAGTGTAACACGAGTGGTTTCCGCTGTGGTTGTGCCAGCGTTGGGCTGCGTGCGGTTAGGACAAGCACTCGCCTCCACCCATGCTGCGGCACTGCTGCACTGCGGCCAGAAGCGTGCCTGTAGCGCAAACGCATTCTTAGTCAAGgtttaaagcagcaaaatggGGTGCCGACACCCACAGAGCTGTGCCAATACCAGGATCTGCACCAACAatcccctggggaccccagtgcTACAGGGAGCTGTCAGCACTGACGCCAGCTGAGCAGCGTGCCCAAACGCTGCACTAAAACTACTGGCTGTGCCTCAACAtattccttccatttttttaaaccGAGTAGGACTTACTTGTTTTGTTGTAAAACTCACATGCTTGTAAGACAACTGCAAATTGTTACACAAAGGCCTGATAAGGCGGCGTGCACGTGTTGGCCTGGGGTGTACCTAAAGCCCGTGTTTGTTCACAACCCATCCATCTGAAGAGAATTGCTTCCTTTTGTTCGCCAAGCTGTAAGTGCAGATTCCTTGGAGTGGATCCAACAGCACCTACAGGAGACATCAGCCACAGGTGTGCAACGCGGGTACGGCACAGCGTAAGAACTCTCTATAGGCAGGAGCTCCGGGGCGGGTGGGAGTTCACCCACACACACAGGTGAGTCACACCAGGTTTTGTAACCAGCGTTCCACCTTCAGCCCAGCTCCCACTTCATGCAAAAGGCTGCGGCTTAACTCCCGCGGTTGCTCACGCTCAGGGCAGCggcaggcaggagggtgctGAGGGAGGCACCATCACCTTCCTCCCGCGCAGCTTTGGGCGCCTTCCGCGCCTGACCGCAGGCCCCGGGCCGGCTCCGCCGCCGGCAGCCTCTGCTGCCCCGCACACCAGCGCGGCCCCCTCCCGGCCCCGACCGCGGCCCTGCGCGGTGCCCGCCGCTCGCACCCGCCACGACCGCCGGCAGAGGAACCGCGCGGGCCGAGCCTCGCCGCCGGCCCGAGAGCGCAGCCCTGCGGCGGGAGCGCCGGCCCAGCGCCCGGTACCGCCGCGGCCCGGGGCAGACAGACCCCGACAGACCACggagccggcccggcccggcccagccccgccgctcccgctgCCGCCCCTCAAGCGgaggcgccgccgccgccgggccctgcccccgccgccgccccggcagcccccgcgcccgccgcgtTGCCCTGGAGACGGCGCGCGCCAGCCCACGGCCGGGCCATGGACGGGGCCGACCGGTGCGGGCCCTGCCGGGCCATGGacggggccgggccgggagcggggccgggcggctgCCGAGCGCCCGCCGGCCTGGCAGGggcgcggggagggaggggccgggcagggccgggccgggccgggcgggacACCGCGGTTTCTCCTCCGCGCTTCCCCTCTCGGTGGCGCGGgcgggccccgccgccctcgGCTGTCTGACAGAGACCGGACAGGTCGGCAGTGCCGGAGACAAGAGAGGTCCCCCGGCCGGCACGCAGCTCCCTTCGGTTCCCAGCTGCACGCCAAGCACTGCACGTACCGGCCCGACCACCCGGGAACGTGCGGGAAGGAAAGCGGGCGTGCAAAGCGGGCGTGCAAAGCGGCCATGAAAGCGGGCGTGCAAAGCGAGCGTGCAAAGCGGCCGCACTCAGGCTCAAAGGCCTTCTTACAGCCATCAGATGTGACGCAGCGGGCGCCTTCAGCCACGGCAGCAGAACTGCTGCCAAGCCCAGCTTGCTCCATCTAAAGTGTGCAGAGTTTTAACTGAATGCACTTGGAAAAGTCTCCTTCATTAGCGTAATCATCAAGGGCAACTGCTTTGAAGTCATTACGTATGACTAATAGGTGGGTTTGTGTCTTAAATTAAGGGAAATGGGAACATCGGGCAGCATTGAACCCATCGCCATGCAGAAGGTGCCAGGAATTTCGGTGTCGATGCAGACAGAAGCTAGCTGGCTTCATGAACACGCCTACAGAAAATCAAGTAAGAAACAGCTTTGTTCAAGAGCGAGGTTGCTCACTTCTATTGTCTTTCACCCAGGCTGCCTCGTACCCCAGTGTCTGTCGCAGAAGACGCATGACTTTGCAGTTTCCCAGAGATGCTTTTGCAAGCTGGCGGCAGACCCGGGAGCAGCCCCCAGGAATCCTCCCCAGCAGTCAGTCCCTCCTTAACCTCTCTGCAGAGCCGCTTCTAACGACGCTCTGGGTCCCCGATAAGCCTGCGGGAAGGCTCTGCCAGCCATCAGGCGTAGGAGTGCTCAGCAGATGGCAGAACTGGCGCATTGTATTCCTGTGAGAGGTACCGGCAGCGTCTCTAAGGAGAGCTGAAAATATA of the Grus americana isolate bGruAme1 chromosome 9, bGruAme1.mat, whole genome shotgun sequence genome contains:
- the SIAH2 gene encoding E3 ubiquitin-protein ligase SIAH2 isoform X4, producing MSRPSSAGPGANKPCGKQQHAPSPAVPAAVLPGSGGASPPPPPPPPPPPPPPPPPPQQQQQQHHELTSLFECPVCFDYVLPPILQCQAGHLVCNQCRQKLSLCPTCRGSLTPSIRNLAMEKVASAVLFPCKYATTGCSLTLHHTEKPEHEDICEYRPYSCPCPGASCKWQGSLEAVMSHLMHAHKSITTLQGEDIVFLATDINLPGAVDWVMMQSCFGHHFMLVLEKQEKYEGHQQFFAIVLLIGTRKQAENFAYRLELNGNRRRLTWEATPRSIHDGVSAAILNSDCLVFDTAIAHLFADNGNLGINVTISTCCP